The sequence TTTTGCTTTAGGACACAGAGAAACGAGAGAGGATGAAATACACACAGAAATAAGACGTCATTTATTAACAACGTTTGTACAGAAGCCAAAATATTTTACTGCAGAATTTTCACTGTGACTATTCACGTCCGATAAGtgggacaattttttttaaacgatgttttctctttctttccttttgaattattaATGCACTTTTGTTCCTCTTgatagaaaagaggagaaatacTCACATCTCTGTTGCATCAGTGAGGATTTATATTATTTCTGTTACTCAGTGGATGAGGTTATTATTATCGTCTTATGTTTCCACAAAGAGCCTCAGACGTCAGTTACTCTTTTACTCAGTTATCTGTTGCCAACCAATTATTGGTCTGTTGTCCCTGTGTGTTATTTACTATGTGAGTATTAGGGCCTATTATATATGTATACGTTTTAAGTTTTATATTGGtataagatagatagatggatactttattaatcccgtgggaaatttagatcatccagtagcttgtacacttataCACCTCaccgacatacatacataaatcaataTACATATTACAGATACTGGAATGGATCTGACCCTATGGTACAGAATGCAATGacgtgtttgtgtcagtgtccaataggaaagtgttcttgtgctgctggagtgcatagtacaagaaaatatatatatataaaaacaacaaaaaaccaaaatatatatataaatatataagaatatgtaagtggtaaagtctgtgcatggggctagtaaaGGGAAGAGTAGAGAAGggcaaataacaaaaacatattcacatttttagttacagcatcagcagcagttgCCGGCTGCTGATGCTGTAAGTATCAGCAGCCGGCAACTGTCTATTCCCATGAAGCtaccacacacactgtggttgtATGAGGAGCATTCTTTAAAGGTTATACTTTAAAGAATGCTTTGTTTTATAAGATCCTTTGATCGTGTAGGAGGAGCAGACCTCCTGCTGAGCCTCATCTCTCCGTGTTCACCTCCATCAACctgcctgtgtctctctctcctctcgtagGAGTGCGTACTGTGCAGCGTCTGTGGCGTCGCTCACAAACATCGTCACACCGACTCTGTTCGAGACCACGCCCACCTGGATCCTCAGGTACAACTCTACCATTACATCAGGTTATTATGAGAAGACTCTGCTTCTCTGTAATCAGGGATTGTGTTTAAGTGACTGGTTTCTCTGTGTCCAGGTGTCAGAACTGGGAGGGGGGTCTGAGTGGAGTCCCAGGTCTGGAGGCCCATGGTGGTTACACGTTCTGTGGCACGGCCGCCCTCGTCATCCTGGGCAAAGAACACATGCTGGATCTCAAAGCCTTGCTGGTGAGCAAACCCCCTCTTTCTGGAGCATTTTATTTAAGGGAATTCAACAAAAGGAAGCATTAAAATTACATAAAACATATGTTATTCAGCCTGAAGCCTAAAAACAAGAGAAGGACGAATCAGAAGAAGTCACAGCAGAGCCTTTGTGCTGAGGTAATATCCCTGTACTGTGGGGCTTCAGGGGAACAAGCAGAAACACATGGATGTGATCAAATAAGAACATGATGTTACGACCTGGAGCGAGACTTCCTGAAGAAAAGGACTCAACTCCTGATGAACACAGGTTCTTTATCAGAAACCTGACATGAGTGAACTAAGAGATCGGTTCCTTGTGTTCAGGAACATGTTCTGTCTCTAAACCGCCTGTTGGATCTGGAGCTTCAAGCAGAACCTTGACATCCCTTCATCTGAGTTGTCTCGGCACTTCTTCTCCATCCGTTTTACAACAGTGGCTTTTGTTGTGACCGGTGGGAAATGGTGTTTTATCTCTGTAGGGAGATCCACTTGTCATTTGGCTGCTTCCAGAGAAGTGAAGGGATCAGAGCAGGAGACTCTGgagactctgcagcagcagcagatgcttGTTGACACGAAGCTTAAGGTCATCgggagataaagagagataGTGTGtcactgatggagcagctctccGCCTGTTTAACAGCTCCTATTGAAGGAGAAACACAGCTTCCTTTCAGAGTCCGGTTCTGTTTTTCCTTTGGAAACGTGTGCAGCAGAGATTCTACATGAAGACACGACAAATCCAACTCTGAACCGTCCCTTCACATCTGAATCGAATCGGTCCTGTGTGGACAAAGTTCTAAAACTACTGTAGATGCATTtagactttatttatatagcttCACAAAGTTTTCACACATTCATGggcatcagtcccctaaacaggAATGTTTTCATCGAGATCAATTAACTATTCCCTCAGAAATcggttaaaatgtaaaaaaatatacatgtttATATGAAGTCTATGGTCTACAGTGATGGTATCGTTACAATCTAAGCTTCTACATCTTCCAGCAGCTGCCATCTGCCTGTTACCAGTACATTTGCATGAGGCCTGTTTCCCTCACATATTAACAGGCTGGAAAAACCCGCTCCTCCTTTGAAACAGCGTGTTGGAACACATCCGTGTGACAGGTTAACAGGAGCAGGTCCTCGGAGGTGTCCCGTGTCACAGGGCGTCCCCGTGAGACCCCCAGCGTGTGGATTCCCGTCTCTGTGGTTTAACCTGAGTGTCAGAGGAGCTGGGAGGTGCCAGGTGGGGGGGGAGGCGGCTGTCGGTGGGCGCGGCCGAGGCTGTAAGTCGACACCGTGTCGGGAATATCTAGAGCAGCTCGACTGAACATGAGATAAACCTGTCGCACAGCgcggagcagaggagcagtgtTTTATCTGAGGGCAgctgaaattaacaaacaacTACTTTTAGTAATTGTagcaagaaaaacatttaaattaaatgtggaaACGTCTTAGAGCACAAACTTTAATCTCTGGTTTATAGCCGCACATCGATAATTAACGTTTCAGatggattcatatttttttggaggaaacatTTTGCCGCCACGAAATTACGCAGCGTTTGAGCTGGAACAGGAATCAGATCCTGTCTGTCGGGGGAGGAGTCACGCTGCATTAAGGCAGCTCCTGTTTCCATCTTCACGATAATGAATTAATCATTAATGTTGAACAGATTCAAATTTCGGATTCCTGTCGCCTTGTCGTATTTCCATTTTCAGGAAATTTCCTTTAAAGAGTCCGGCACATTTGAGGGACTGATATCTGTGTTTGtacagtttggtgcagatccaaataaaaagtgCAGATCTAGTGGAAAttgaaacgggggggggggggggctgttggcAGAGGAACGTGCTCTACTCCAGTTCTTGCGTGTTTAACTTTGTGCAAAACTTTGCGAGGGGGCAGGTTGAACCTAAAAACAGACCTGGATGCATATTTATGAAGTTTGTTCCCTTTGAGTTTActtccctctctgctgcagagccTGGAGAACCCGGTGCTgcacatcctccacctcctgctcttTGTTTAACTCTTCAACTGAACCTCTGTGGTCCCTCCTCAGTGGTCGAgacgaacccccccccccctccccaccctgaCGTTAATAAGCTAAACATCgtcctccctctgctgcagagaacaGAATAGCTGCTCTTTAATATCCCATAATTACTCGATCCGAGCTGAGCTGTGCAGAATGTAGGTTTCCATTGTGACAATAGTACAAACTCTCTATCTGCTGCTTTACTTtacttcatcctctcctcctctggtccTGTGGGATCCTGTGGAGTTGCAGCTGTGGACCAGGAGATCCCAGTTCATCGTcctcgttgttgttgtttcaaatgtgtcgtctctttcttctgctcaggctgaacgtgtgtgtttgttgtgtgtcctcCTCAGCGCTGGGTGGTCAGCAGGCAGATGCGGTTCGAGGGAGGTTTCCAGGGACGCTGTAATAAACTTGTGGACGGCTGCTACTCCTTCTGGCAGGCGGgactcctccctcttctccacaGAGCCTTGTTCAAAGAAGGTACGAGAGACAAGACGCACACGGAAATCTAAATcacacactagaggaaagaacTGCTAGAAACAAAAACCTCCTGAGCCCCAGATGtcctgatgtgtgtgtccatgtttgtgttttgtgttgatgaatggtgtctgtgtgtgtgtgtgcaggagagtCGGAGCTGAGTCGGCAGCGGTGGATGTTCGAGCAGCAGGCCTTGCAGGAGTACATCCTCCTCTGCTGTCAGAACCCAACAGGGGGTCTACTGGATAAGCCTGGCAAGTCAGTACCACACcatctagacacacacacacgcattaacgccagcaacagacacacacacacactctgctgttaATGATGTTTTAACGTGGTTTTACTCAGACGTATCATTCATACTTCACCCGTCtgtattaatgtttttatttttccccccccgcccccccgtgTCCAGATCCAGAGATTTCTACCACACGTGTTACTGCCTGAGCGGCCTCTCTGTAGCTCAGCACTTTGGAAACATGGACCTCCATCATGAGATGATCGTCGGCAGGGAGGAGAACAGACTGGtgaggctggaggagggggggggagagggggggagtcATTCACTAGatttcacagatttattttcaggaaTCAACGAAGGAGACCTCGGTAACTGCTGAATAAATCTCCAGCATCAGAAACAATCTGTTAATTGAGTTTACTCTTCAAATGTAAATCGGCCTCCATCTTTGTCACATCCCTCTGAGTGGAGTGTATATCAATGTAAATATGATATAGGAGGAGAAGCGTCTGATATTCCAACACTTCAGTGTCTGCTGAGAACAGATGAGCATTACCCAGAATCCTCCTGGATTATTTCACTGATGATTTTACTGACTGAGTCTTCAGCAGCGATGTTTATCTGCAGGTTCTTGAAAGTGGAGAgggattaattttttttttttttatgaaatacaTTCACTTTGGTTTTGCTGTGATGTAAATCTCCCGGTCTGACGTGGGGTGAAGTAGAAAAGGGAAGTAACTGAAATAAGACAAAGACGTGTGGTTCAATTTGAGGATGTGAACAACACATCCAGTGGTTTTGTCATCTttcttaaaaatgtgtattaataCATCAGTATTGGACGATATCATTCTGTCACAAGCCTCATGTGTCGACCTCCAGTTTCTTTATCACCAGGGGAGTTTTAATTTCCACTCTGTAAAGCAGCAGTTCCTTTCCAACCTGTTCAATACATTCCAGTAATGATAATATGATAATGAATAATGTGCAGGGACAGGAGTAAGTAGATGTATAAATAAACTATTGTCAAATGATTCTTATTTTTCTGCCTGCAGGCTCCGACTCATCCCATTTACAACATCTGTCCTGACAAAGTGGCTCGGGCTCTGCAGCACTTCCACCGGCTTCCTGTCCCCGAGGACACCAGGCAGGCCCCGCCTCCACGTGCAGGCCCCGCCTCCACGTCAGCTGACCCTCAGTCCTAGCTCGTCCCCTGTGGAGACGTCACTGCACGTGAACCAGGTAAAAAGGACTCGAACCAGCAGGCGACGCATTCAGGTCTGAGGGTGGAGGAGCCCGGGACCCGGCAGGATGACGGACCTCCGGCGGACACCGGAGACGGAGACTAGGAGGTGTTCCGAGCCGAAGCTccacagttgtgtgtctgtgtgtgtgtgtgtgtgtgtgagcagcttcGCACAAAGCCGATTTGTTTTTGCTTGctcttgttttcattctctgaaataaaaagtgaaacttGTTCGGTTTCATTGTGACAGGATGTTAATAAAACTTTATATAGCACTTCTCATCACGGTGTTAGAAAATGATTTGTGAACTTCTGAATGTGCTGGTTAAATATCACTGTCACTGGACAGACACTGAAATTCAGGcacatgaaaaacaaagaagcaAAGTTTAAATAGTTGTTTTAAAAACCAAGAACTCACTGAAGGCAGAACTGAGGCTTCAACTGAGAAAACAGGTTTAGTTTTATATTGTTTGGGTGGAATCCAGCAATTTAGGCTAATAAAATAAACCGTTAACCAACTAAATACTTCAAAGATTCTATACTTTGGCtatactttatttttttgtccaTAATTTGCCGAAAGGACTTTTTAATCTGGGTCTAATTCAAGTTCTAATTCTTAATAAATTTCTGAAAGTGATATTGAAAGAGTTAAGATGGCGTCTTTGCTTTTTTCAACAGATCAACAAACTTACTGTCACAAATCTACAGCAGATCCTCAAATCTTCATCTGCAGATTGAGGTTTTAGATTTGTGCTCAAATATTAATGTTCTGATGAGACTtcattttgtttcctctttttgaACCTGTTGGAGTATCTCTATAAATAAGTGCAACTgatgcaacaaataaaacatgaaagataCAAATCAAAATATATTCGATTTCTCTCTCTTCGGTGTCTCAGGATTTTTTGAGTAAAAAGCTTTGGATGGAgttaaagacaaatacaaactgTCTCCTGAATAGGAAAAGACAGAAGTGGGTTTTATCGGCTCGACAGGAGAATTCTCCCTCAGACTAAAGCACCTTACAGCCTCACAGACTGCGAGAGACTCCGATGCCCTCGCTCTTAGTCCAGTCGCCTACTGGTAACACTGGAAACCAGTAAAACCTGAATCTATGTTTGCCTGCACGACACCACATCCTGTCATGAAGAGCTTCCCAGCAGCGGTGAGGTGGAAGGTGAAACCCGTCATTAAAGCCGAGAGAACACGTTTCTTTACAATGTAAGCCCgacagttaaaataacaaaagcacGAGTAGCACGTCAAAGGataaaatagtttattttataGTCTCATAGTAAAGGTAGGCCTCAACTCGAAAGACAATTGTTGGCAGTATGTACAACATACTTGTAATTTCCATGGAATGGAATCGGACAAACAAAAAGACCTTTTACACTAATGATATCCTCctaaatggaaataaaatggaaaacaatatacagacacacacgtttccTAGACACACGCAAAATGCTTCCTTATGtctcgggggggagggggggaaaggggtgggggggagattCAGCAACATTGATTTGACCGTGTAAAGCACAACACATCGACTGGGACCGATTCCACTTCCTGGTACTGTGACGGACGGGAGCTACCTTCTGACATTCAAGACCTATTTCAAACCCTTAAGGAAAAACTACACGTGACAAATTGGCtatacaattctttttttttttaccccaatGACTCGTGAGATTACTACAAAATGCATTAacatatttaataattattGTTCTCCAACTTGAATAAAACATCCAAATCAatgcattgattttttttgtataataattataatatataaaacgAGATGCCTAACGTACTCAGCCACCTAAAGTCATTCACTACTTCAAGCTAAAGGACGAAGTACGATACAGGTTCAGGAGGATTCTCCTGCAAAACATCAATATTGTCacgttttctatttttcagttattttttttgtgtgttagcGGAACGTTGTCGGGCCTGAGGTGGGTTTCATTAAACATCGAAGCACCTTCACATTCTTGTGTGGACAAATAATTAAGCTACAaattggttgtgttttttttttttcttccagttttatttaaaaaaaaaaaaaggtaaactTCTCCAGGACCATTtatctaggtgtgtgtgtgtgtgtgtgtagattctaaacagttttttttttctttttaatcaagaagaacaaaaatgaacaaaaaaagaaagtaaaatatataatatagcaGTGCTTGGAGGAGTACGCCTGGTGCCCCCCCCGCCCACCCAAAACAACCCCGGGTCGGAGGAGGGAATTCATTGAGGGTACAAAAAAAGCATCAAGTCTTTAAAAAGCCAAGCTGCCTCTTTTTTGGGGTTTTGGACTGCGGGTCGTCGCTAGAGGGGAAATACCAATGACGCAGAACcaggggaagagagggagagagaggaggaggtggggagggagagaaagggggagggAAAGGGAGAGGGAAGGATGGGGGGATAGGGAGGGGAGAAAACCTGAAGCTCTATTGAAGCAGTCGTCTTCCACCCGGCTggcttcctctctcctgttcGCAGAGACCGGGTGGAGCGAGGGagcgagcgagggagcgagcgagggagggagggagcactGGAGGTGGTGTGAGGAGATTTCATGGGCTCACGAGTCTCCAGTGCGATCCCAcccagagatggaggagagagagcgaagacgtcagaggggggggggggcggccggGCGCGGTGGCGGTGGTCGTCGTCGTTGGCGTGAGAGATGGGGGGTGGGGTCGGGGGGTCGGGTTCGATGAGCCTCGAGAGCTTCGAAGGCTGCTTTcgctctcgccccccccccccctcttgtgcTCCGCCACCTCCACCTGGGCCGGGGCCGGGTGGGGTCAGGGTCTGAGGGCTTCCTAGCTGGCCTCCACACGCAGCTTCTTCCTGTTGGGCGGCTCCTCCGGCTCCGACTCGGAGCTGGAGTCGGAGCCTCCGTCGAAGGCCGACACGGCGCTGCCCTTGGGGTTGGTGTACAGGCTGCTGTCGGACGAGGAGTAGCTGGCCTGGAGCTGGGCAGAGCCCTTCACCTTCTCCAGAGCACGCACtgcaggaacagaggaggaggaggaggtagaggggTTCACTAAAGAGTCTGCCTCACCTCTATCACTGCAGctctacttttatttatttgccagAAAACAAATGACTGGATTCTCAGAACAGTTTTAAAATCAGCTTCTGAGAATCTAGACCCGGAGGTGTAATAAGTGGAGACCTCATGTTTCCCTGATGGACTCAGTGACTCAGTGAGAAGCAGAGCGTCCTCACCTTGCTGCTCTAGCAGAGCATTCTGCCTCTTCAGGTCGTCGATGTCCTGCTGGTGCGTGTGATTTTTTCGCCTCATGTACTGGATGTACTCTGTGGCTTTGTCTAGGATCTGAGCTCGAGACGCCTGTTTGGACGACTGCTGTTATTGACACATGCAAAAATGCAGCAGTGACGCATGTATACGGTCTAAAGCTAATGAACGCATGCATGTTATTTGGCGACGCAcaaacacgcaaacacaaacacacacaaacagcggGAGGGAAATCTGCCTCCTCCTAACGTCTCACAGTGCTCTAGCACTTCAGTCTGACATCCAGGGGTCAGTCAGGTCACGACCCCGACACACAACAGTCTGAGTGTTTGACCCCATGACAgcaaacaaactgcagcagccTGTTAGTGGATAACAGAAACTTAAACCtagtgtatatataatataatataataatcctTACTGAAAGATCTGAAACCAGAAATCATTTACATTTAAGAAACTGGTGAATATTTgccttttttgtatttataaatcaGCTTTAGTTGTTGGGTTTAATGAGTTTGGAAAAGGAACTAAATGGTTCCCAGCACCTGCCTCCTATGAACTGcctgtttaaaaatgtaaaaccatGAATCTGATGTTACATTTAATGccagatgttttgttttaacatttcaacagtgtgtgtttgtttaccaaACAACTATTGAGAATTCATACCCAGCCCTAATGTTCATTGCTTCTACAGAGCAATAACAGCAGTATGGTTGTgagagaggcggggggggggcagctgtaACCGAACACTCTACACATTATGAGCACTCGTCTCTCGGAGCATCTCGTGAGCCGCCGCCCTTCACACCACTCGCTCgcccgtccctccctccctccctcactcgtCTTTACTGGTAAAAGAAAACACGGAGCGGTCAGTAAATGAAGCGTCTCCAAATGTCCTGCATGTcaaaacaggaagagagagaaaaaaaaaaaaaaatgtcctcataATAACTTCCTGCCACCGGTCCAAGTCTGAAGACCGCATCCCTCAACTCGCTGCCACTCTACTCTGTCAGccaggctgcccccccccctcactgttTCCCTccgctgccacacacacacattgggttAATACATCTGCATCTCGGATTACTCACTAGAAATCATTACTATAACATCACGGCACAAATTCTCTCATCATTACTTATTCTAAACAGTCAATTTCCTATTTAactcacacaaaccaacacacacatgcacccacaaacacactgcatgCAAACACAAGACAATGAGCAGATTCACGAGTGTgatgaggaaggggggggggggggggtcacttaCCGTTTGAGGGTTACCAACCTTCTCGCCCTGGAGCGCGGGCACAGAGTCCCTCAGGCTGTGGAAGCTATCTTTGATGTGATCCCTACGCTTGCGCTCCAGCGCATTGTGGTGTGCCCGTTTGTCTGCCTGCAATGACAAGAGTCACACGGCCTTGAGCCCGGCAGCAGAGCAGCGTGGGTAGAGGACAGCGGGGGACCAGCCGTCCCCGGTCAAACCTACACAAGCCGCTCTGCT comes from Pleuronectes platessa chromosome 17, fPlePla1.1, whole genome shotgun sequence and encodes:
- the fntb gene encoding protein farnesyltransferase subunit beta produces the protein MDTVTTPLRCFSEGHAAQMFADDGVETVTSVEQKKVERTIEEVFSVYKQIHSLPQPTLLREQHYQYLKKGLRNLSDAYECLDASRPWLCFWILHSLELLEEPIPSAVASDVCQFLARCQTPTGGFAGGPGQHAHLAPTYAAVNALCIIGTEESYGIIDREKLLDFLWSVKQPDGSFVMHVGGEVDIRSAYCAASVASLTNIVTPTLFETTPTWILRCQNWEGGLSGVPGLEAHGGYTFCGTAALVILGKEHMLDLKALLRWVVSRQMRFEGGFQGRCNKLVDGCYSFWQAGLLPLLHRALFKEGESELSRQRWMFEQQALQEYILLCCQNPTGGLLDKPGKSRDFYHTCYCLSGLSVAQHFGNMDLHHEMIVGREENRLAPTHPIYNICPDKVARALQHFHRLPVPEDTRQAPPPRAGPASTSADPQS
- the max gene encoding protein max isoform X4 — protein: MSDNDDIEVDSDADKRAHHNALERKRRDHIKDSFHSLRDSVPALQGEKVGNPQTASRAQILDKATEYIQYMRRKNHTHQQDIDDLKRQNALLEQQVRALEKVKGSAQLQASYSSSDSSLYTNPKGSAVSAFDGGSDSSSESEPEEPPNRKKLRVEAS
- the max gene encoding protein max isoform X2 produces the protein MSDNDDIEVDSDEDSPRYHCVADKRAHHNALERKRRDHIKDSFHSLRDSVPALQGEKVGNPQTASRAQILDKATEYIQYMRRKNHTHQQDIDDLKRQNALLEQQVRALEKVKGSAQLQASYSSSDSSLYTNPKGSAVSAFDGGSDSSSESEPEEPPNRKKLRVEAS
- the max gene encoding protein max isoform X3, which gives rise to MSDNDDIEVDSDADKRAHHNALERKRRDHIKDSFHSLRDSVPALQGEKVGNPQTQSSKQASRAQILDKATEYIQYMRRKNHTHQQDIDDLKRQNALLEQQVRALEKVKGSAQLQASYSSSDSSLYTNPKGSAVSAFDGGSDSSSESEPEEPPNRKKLRVEAS
- the max gene encoding protein max isoform X1; amino-acid sequence: MSDNDDIEVDSDEDSPRYHCVADKRAHHNALERKRRDHIKDSFHSLRDSVPALQGEKVGNPQTQSSKQASRAQILDKATEYIQYMRRKNHTHQQDIDDLKRQNALLEQQVRALEKVKGSAQLQASYSSSDSSLYTNPKGSAVSAFDGGSDSSSESEPEEPPNRKKLRVEAS